Proteins encoded in a region of the Quercus lobata isolate SW786 chromosome 8, ValleyOak3.0 Primary Assembly, whole genome shotgun sequence genome:
- the LOC115957783 gene encoding GDSL esterase/lipase 1-like, translating into MMGLRLHLCFLALFSTFLISIHGLGPLCLPEEHVALFIFGDSLFDAGNNNYINTITDYQANYEPYGENFFKYSTGRFSDGRIIPDFIAEFANLPFITPYLHPGYHRYTDGANFASAGAGALAETHQGMVIDLKSQLNNFKNLESLLSKELGDAEAKKLLFRAVYIISVGSNDYAVPFTRNSSIFQSYTPEEYVDMVISNLTFVIEEIYKKGGRKFGFPNLSPLGCLPLARALIPGNTGACKQELTALAILHNKALSEVLQKLDNELNGFKYSITDTYTILSERINSPLKYGFKEGNIACCGIGPYKGINSCGGKRSVKEYELCENASEYVFFDTGHPSEKANQQFAEQMWSGTLNVTGPYNLKELFEDKWV; encoded by the exons ATGATGGGTTTAAGGCTTCACTTATGTTTCTTGGCtttgttttcaacttttttaatCTCAATCCACGGCCTTGGGCCCCTTTGCCTGCCAGAGGAACATGTTGCTTTATTCATCTTTGGAGATTCATTATTCGATGCTGGAAATAACAACTATATCAACACCATTACTGATTACCAAGCAAATTATGAGCCATATGGGGAGAACTTTTTCAAGTACTCTACAGGGAGATTTTCTGATGGCCGTATAATTCCAGATTTTATTG CTGAGTTTGCAAATTTGCCGTTCATTACACCATATCTACATCCTGGTTATCATCGATATACTGATGGGGCAAACTTCGCATCTGCAGGAGCTGGTGCTCTTGCTGAAACTCACCAAggaatg GTGATAGATCTAAAATCTCAACTGAATAATTTCAAGAACTTGGAGAGTCTGTTGAGCAAAGAACTCGGTGATgcagaagcaaaaaaattattgttcagAGCTGTGTACATAATTAGCGTGGGAAGTAATGATTATGCAGTCCCTTTCACTAGGAATTCTAGCATTTTTCAATCCTACACTCCAGAAGAATACGTAGACATGGTGATCAGCAATTTAACATTTGTGATCGAA GAAATATATAAGAAAGGAGGAAGGAAATTTGGGTTTCCAAACTTGTCGCCATTGGGTTGTTTACCATTGGCAAGAGCACTAATTCCTGGAAACACAGGTGCATGCAAGCAGGAACTTACAGCCCTAGCAATATTGCACAATAAAGCACTCTCTGAAGTCCTCCAGAAGCTAGATAATGAGCTCAATGGATTCAAATATTCAATAACCGATACCTACACTATTCTTAGTGAAAGAATAAATAGCCCTTTGAAATATG GTTTCAAGGAAgggaatattgcatgttgtggaATTGGTCCATACAAAGGAATTAATAGTTGTGGAGGGAAGAGATCAGTTAAAGAGTACGAATTATGTGAGAATGCTAGTGAATATGTGTTCTTTGACACTGGTCATCCTTCCGAAAAGGCCAACCAGCAATTCGCAGAGCAAATGTGGAGTGGAACTCTCAATGTCACAGGACCTTACAATCTTAAAGAATTGTTTGAAGACAAATGGGTGTAG
- the LOC115958233 gene encoding GDSL esterase/lipase 1-like: protein MVSFRFHFCFLVLFVVFLTPTHSHGHICLPKQHVALFIFGDSIFDAGNNDYINTTTDNLANYGPYGETFFNYPTGRFSNGRLIPDFIAEFAKLPFITPLLYPGYHQYTDGSNFASGGAGALVETNKGLVIDLKSQLHYFEKLANQLRKNLGHEEAKKLLARAVYLISIGSNDYFALFTSNSSALQTYSPEEYVDIVIGNLTSVIKGIYKKGGRKVAIPNLAPLGCSPITRALNTNNTGACIEGLSALAKLHNEALSKSLQELENKLDRFKYSITDKYTSLSETINNPSKYGLKESKIACCGTGPYRGTFSCGGKRSVKEYELCENVSEYVFFDSIHATEKANQQIAELMWSGTPNITGPYNLAALFEN, encoded by the exons ATGGTGAGTTTTAGGTTCCATTtctgttttttggttttgtttgtagTCTTTCTTACCCCAACCCATAGTCATGGCCATATATGCCTGCCAAAACAACATGTTGCCCTATTCATCTTTGGGGATTCAATATTCGATGCTGGAAACAATGACTATATCAACACCACCACTGATAACCTAGCAAATTATGGACCATATGGGGAGACCTTCTTCAACTACCCCACTGGAAGATTTTCTAATGGACGTCTAATCCCAGATTTTATTG CTGAGTTTGCAAAGTTGCCATTCATTACGCCACTTCTATATCCCGGTTATCATCAATATACTGACGGGTCAAACTTTGCTTCTGGCGGAGCTGGGGCTCTTGTCGAAACTAACAAAGGATTG GTGATAGACCTAAAATCTCAACTACATTATTTTGAGAAATTGGCGAATCAGTTGAGGAAAAATCTAGGACATGAAGAAGCCAAGAAATTATTGGCGAGAGCAGTTTACTTAATTAGCATTGGCAGCAATGATTATTTTGCCCTTTTTACCTCAAATTCCAGTGCTCTTCAAACCTACTCTCCGGAAGAATACGTAGATATAGTGATCGGCAACTTAACAAGTGTGATAAAA GGAATATATAAGAAAGGTGGAAGGAAAGTTGCGATTCCAAACTTGGCACCGTTGGGCTGTTCGCCAATTACAAGAGCACTAAATACAAATAACACAGGTGCATGCATTGAGGGACTTTCAGCACTAGCGAAATTGCACAATGAAGCACTTTCTAAATCCTTGCAGGAGCTAGAAAATAAACTCGATCGATTCAAATATTCAATAACCGATAAATACACTTCTCTAAGTGAAACCATAAATAACCCTTCAAAATATG GTTTGAAGGAAAGCAAGATTGCATGTTGTGGAACTGGTCCATATAGAGGAACTTTTAGTTGTGGGGGGAAGAGATCTGTCAAAGAATACGAATTATGTGAGAATGTTAGTGAATATGTGTTCTTTGACAGTATTCATGCCACCGAAAAGGCCAACCAACAAATCGCTGAGCTAATGTGGAGTGGAACTCCTAATATCACTGGACCTTACAATCTTGCAGCATTGTTTGAAAACTAA